The genomic region CGCACCCCCAGGCGCTTTAGCCCTTTGACCACTTCCTTGAATTTCGCCCGGCCCTCCTCGCTCAAAGGGCGGGCCTCGTCGGGCTGGCCCGGGGCGGCCTCCAGGGCGATGGCGTGGCGGACCAGGTAAAGCTCCACGGGCTTATATTACTTCCTCTTCCTCCTGGGTTTGGGGTCGCCAGGCCAGGGCCAGCCCCCGGCCAAAGGCCTGCTGGAAGAGGGGGGCCTGCTTAGCGGTCTCGGCCAGTTCCACCCAGGGCTCCTCCTCCGCCAGCAAAGTAAGCCGCACCGGCTCCCCGAGCTCTACCTCGAGCCCCCCCACCCGCCCGGCCCGGCTGCGCTCCAGGTACTCGCTGATGCGCAGAATGGTCGCCAGGCGCAGAAGCCGCTTGCCATCCCCCTCCTCCAGCAGGGGTTTGTAGGGCCCAGGCCTGGGCTCGCCCTTGCGGTGGTAGCGCACCAAAAGCCCCAGCAGGGCCTGCTCGCGGTGGGTCAGACCGGGGATGGCCGCGCTCATCACCAGGTACTCCCCGTGCTTGTGGTGGTCGTAGTAGCCCACGCTCATGCCGATGTCGTGCAGCAAGGCGGCCTCGTCCAGCAGCCGTGCTTCCGCCTCGCCGTAGCCGTGAAGGGGCTTCAGGAGGCGGAAGAGAAGCTGGGCGAAGTGGCGCACCCGGCCGGTGTGGGCGTGGTCTTGGGGGTAACGGGCGAACAGATTGCGCACCGAAAAGCCGCGCACATCGGCCAGGCGGTGGGGTGGGGGTAGGAAGGCCTCGTAGAAAACCCCTTCGCGCAGCCCCTGGCCGGAGATGTGAAGCCCCTCCAGCCCCGCCTCGCGCAGCAGGGTGCGGTAGACCAGCGCCCCGGCCACGATCACGTCGGCCCGGTCCGGTTGGAGCCCCTCGAGCCGCTTGCGTTCCTCCAAGGAGCGCCCGAGCAGAAGCCCCACCACCTCCTCCAGTGCCTCGCGCGAAAGGAAGTAACCGTGGAGCAGGTCGAGGGGGTAGTCCTGCCGCCGCTGGGCCAGCTTGGCCAGGTTGCGCGCCGTGCCTCCCATGGCCACGAGGGGCAGCGGCCGGGCTTGCATTCGGGCCAGTGCCTCCCTAAGCTCCTTCCGCACGAAGCGCTCCAGCTCTTCCACCTCTCCCTTTCTGGGGGGGTCGGACTTGAGGAAGAGCTCGGTCAGGCGCACCGCCCCCAAAGGGTAGGCCTGCCCCCCGCGAAAGGACCGGTTTTCCATCAGGGAAAGCTGGGCGCTGCCGCCACCCAGGTCCATCACCCAGGCATTCTCGAAACTGAACGAGTTGGCCACCGCCAGCACCCCGTAGCGGGCCTCCTCCTCCCCGGAGAGCACCCGCGCCTGCAGGCCCAAGCGGCGCACTTCCTGGAGGAACTCGGGCCCGTTTTCGGCCTCGCGGCTGGCGCTGGTGGCCACCACCCTGAGCTCATCCAGCTCGGTGGCCTGGGCAAAGTCGGCGTAGAGCTTGAGGGCGGCCAGGGCCCTTTGCATGCCGGCAGCGGTCAGCCGGCCTCCCGCAGCCAGGCCCTCGCCCAGCCGCACCACTTCCCGGATCTCGTCAATCAGCCGGAAATAGCGCTCGGGTTCGTAAGCGTAGACCACCAGCCTGGCCGTGCCCGAACCCAGGTCCACAATGCCCAACCGTTGCACCGGTTTATCCTAGAGCGTCTGCGCCGGGAAGCTCAAGCGGGTTTTTGGGTATGCAGCTAGAATGGGCCTAGCCGATGAAAAAGGCCAAGACGTCCCTACGCCCTGCTGACAGAAGCCGCAAAGACTCAGGGGGTATGGTTCTCCTGTCGCAAGAGGCGAGCTGGCTTTCCTTCAACCGAAGGGTTCTAGAGCAAACCCAGCGGCCAGACTTCCCCCTTCTGGAGCGGCTGCGCTTTCTCGCCATCTGGGCCACCAATCTGGACGAGTTCTTTGCCGCCCGCATCTCCCGCGCTTTTGCCGAAGAGCGGGGCAGCCCGGCCTACCAGGCCATCCTGGCCGAGGCCCGCGCCCAGGCCGAGGAGGCTGGGCAGCTTTACCGGGAGTTTTTGAAGGCCCTGGAGGGGCTGCACATTCACGTACTAGAGCCCGCCCAGCTTACCCGGGCCGAGCAGCAGTACTTCGGCGCTTACTTGGCGGAGGAGGTGGCCCCCCTGACCGACCTGATCCAGCCCGAGGCCCTGACCGACCTCTCCAGCCAGGCGCTTTACTTTGCCTCGGGCGAGGGGCCCCTGCAGTACCTCATCCGCCTGCCCCAGAGCGTGCCCCGCCTGCTCGAGGTGCCCGGGCGCGAGGGGGGGTATGTGCGGCTTGGGGCCCTGGTGCGGATGCGCAGCGACCTCTTCCTGCCCAGCAACCAGAAACTCCCCCTCTACGAGTTCCGCCTGGTGCGCCTGGCCCAGCTAGCCCGTTCCCGGGCCGACTGGGACGAGCTGCCCGAGGCTTTGGAGGATAGGCTCGACGGGCAGGTGAGCCACCTCGAGCTGGAGGAGGACTTCCCGGCCTCCTGGGCCGAGGCGCTTCGAGGGGCGCTGGGGCTTCTACCCGAGGAGGTCTTTCGCCTGCTACCGCCGCTCGACCTGAGCTTTGTGGCCACCCTGGTCCAGCAAGGGCCCCCGAGCGAGAAGTTCAAGCCCCTGGCCCCCGAGAAACCCAAGGGCTTTGCCAAGGACCCCTGGAGCTATCTGCAGCGGCGCGATCTGCTGCTTTACCACCCCTTCGAGGACTACGGCGCAGTGGAAGCCTTCGTGGAAGCGGCGGCCAGCGATCCCAAGGTCAGAGTTTTACGCGCCACCCTCTACCGCATCGGGGAGGAGAACGGCCTGGCCAACGCGCTGCTTCGGGCGGCCCGGCTGGGCAAGGATGTGGCGGTGCTGCTGGAGGGCCGGGCCCGCTTCGATGAGCTGGCCAACCTCGAGTGGAGCCTGCGCTTTCAGGGGGCTGGGGTGCGGGTGCTGCCCTTGCCGGACAAAAAGGTACACGCCAAGGCCCTCTACGTGCGCCGGGGGGAGCACGAGTACGTTCACCTGGGCACCGGCAACTACAACCCCATCAATGGGCGGCTTTACACCGACCTTTCCCTCTTCACCGCCCACCCGGCCCTCACTGCCGATGTCCGGGCCTTTTTTGACTCGCTGGAAGCCGGCCAGCCCCCCCAGCTTCGCATCTTGCGCACCGGCCCGGCCATCCGCGACCTGATTTTAGAGGGCATCCGGGGGGAGGCCCACGAGAAGGGTGAGATCATCCTCAAGTTCAACCACCTCACCGACCCCGCCATCCTGGAGGCCCTGGAGGCGGCCACGCGGCAAGGGGCTCGGGTTCACCTAATTGTGCGCAGCACCCTTACAGCTCTTTGGGAAGGGGCCCACGTGCGCAGCCTGGTGGGCCGCTTTTTGGAGCATGCCCGCATCGTGGCCTTTCGCAACAAGGGCCGGTGGCAGGTCTGGGCGGGGAGCGCCGATGCCATGCCGCGCAATCTGGACCGGCGCTACGAGCTTTTTTTTCCCATTCTGAACAGCCGGGCCAAGGGCAAGGTGCTGGAGATTCTGAAGGCGCAGCTGGCCGACGACCGCAACGCCTACGTCCTCACCCCCGGCGGTCAGGAACGGCGCTGGGGGGGGAGGCACGATGCCCAGCGGTGGGGGTAGCATGGGCGCATGCTCCGGACCACCCAGTTTGAAAACGTCCGTCTTTTGACCCTGGACGACCCCGCCCGCCGCAACCCCCTCTCGCCCGAGCTGGTGCGGGCGTTGCTTGCGGCCCTGGACCAGGCCGAGAGGGAAGAGGGGGTGCGGGCTTTGGTGCTCACCGGGGCGGGGCCGGCCTTCAGCGCCGGGGCCGACCTGGAGTTCTTGCGCCAGGTCACCAGCGCCAGCGCCGAGGCCAACTACGCCCATGCTCAGGAGCTCATGCGCCTTTTTCACCGGCTCTACACCTTTCCCAAGCCCACCCTGGCCGCGGTCAACGGGCCGGCGGTGGCCGGAGGGGCCGGGCTGGCCTCGGCCTGCGATCTGGTGCTGATGAGCGAGGGGGCCAGCCTGGGCTACACCGAGGTTCGAATTGGCTTCGTGGCGGCCCTGGTGGGGGTGATCCTGGTGCGGGCTGTGGGAGAGAAGCACGCCCGGGAGCTTTTGCTCACGGGCCGGATGGTCTCGGCCCAGGAAGCTTATCGGATGGGCCTGGTCAACCGGGTGGTGCCCGCCGAGGAGCTCCTGGGCGAGGCCTTGGCCCTGGCCCGAACGATGGCCGCCAACGCGCCCAGCTCGCTCCGGCTGACCAAGGAGCTCCTGGCGGCCCTGCCGGGTATGGGCCTGGAGGAGGGCTTCCGCCTGGCTGCCCTGGCCAACGCCTGGGTGCGCGGGACCGGCGACCTGGCTGAGGGGATTGCGGCCTTTTTTGAGAAGCGCCCACCCCGCTTCTAGCGCCTTTGGAGGGCCTTGAGCCGTTCGGCTGCCTCCTGGGCGCTGATTTCACCCCGCTCCAGGGCCGCAAGGATGGCCTCCTTTTCCTCCAGGGCCGGGGCCTCGTAGCCCAGGGCCCGCAGGAGGCCCTCGAGGCGGGCCCGCACCGTGGGGTAGGAGAGGCCCAAGAGGCGCTCCACCTCCTTGAGGTTGCCCCGGGTCTTGATGAAAAGCCGCAGGAACTCCAGGTGCTCAGGGGGCAGCAGGGCGAACTCGTTGGGCTGGAACTCGCCCCGAATCTCGCTTTGGCAGCTTGAGCAGACCAGGCCGGTCACCTGAAGCCGGCCGGTGCAGCCGGGCACCGGGCACTGGGTGGGCATGGGCCGCATCAGACCACCTCGACCACCACCCGTATAGGGCCTTCGGGCAGCTCGTCGATCTGCACGTCCACCAGCCGCCCTTCGGGTATGTCGTCCCTCAGGCTTTCCAGGAGGCCAGGCAGGTCCAGACCCTGCTGGAGCAGGCTCTGCTGCACGTCGGGCGGGATGAAACGGAGGGCGAAGCGGGCCAGCCCCAGCGGCAGGTTCACCTTCACATTGGCCCTTCCCTCCACGGCAATCCGAATCATGCGGGCCGGGCTTTTGCTGGCGGGTGGGGCCGGCTCCGGCCCCATGGCCTCGAGCAGCCGCAGGGCCTCTTGGACCGAGATCCGCCCTTCCTTGAACATCTGCATGACGCGCTCCTTGTGCTCCATACCCTACCCTGCTGTTGCCTCCAGGTTGCCCATGCGCAGGTTTACCTCTAGCTGGGCCAGGCCCTCGCCCATACGGGCCTCGCCGCCCAGAGGCTCGAAGCCCCTGAGCTCGCGCCGCCCTGCGCCGACCTGGGTCCTAAGCCGCACGCTGCTTTCGGGAAGGAATCGAAGCTCGGCGTTGCCCAGGAAGACCCTGAGGCGGTGCTGACCACTTTTGAGCAGGAGCGAGCCCTCCACGTTGCCCGCCACTACCTCCAGGTCGAGCCCCTCCACCTCCTGAAGCTCTACGTTGCCGGCGGTTACCCGCCCTCGCAGGAAGGGGAGCCCCTGGGCTTCCACCTGTGCGGCCTTGGCCTCCAGCTCGAGGCCCCAGCCCGCCGGCAGGCGCAGCTCGAGGGTGCCCATCCGGCCCAGGAAGCTGGGCTCCACCTGGAGGCCTTCCTCTATGCTCCGCACCTCCGCCGCCCCTTCCACAACCGGCTCGCCGAGGCTGGGCTCGAGCCGGGCCTCTATCTCCCCTGCTACCATCCGAACCCTTACCCAACGCAACCCTTCGGGCGGAGGGGAGGCTGGGCCAGAGGGAGCCT from Meiothermus sp. QL-1 harbors:
- a CDS encoding enoyl-CoA hydratase/isomerase family protein codes for the protein MLRTTQFENVRLLTLDDPARRNPLSPELVRALLAALDQAEREEGVRALVLTGAGPAFSAGADLEFLRQVTSASAEANYAHAQELMRLFHRLYTFPKPTLAAVNGPAVAGGAGLASACDLVLMSEGASLGYTEVRIGFVAALVGVILVRAVGEKHARELLLTGRMVSAQEAYRMGLVNRVVPAEELLGEALALARTMAANAPSSLRLTKELLAALPGMGLEEGFRLAALANAWVRGTGDLAEGIAAFFEKRPPRF
- a CDS encoding Ppx/GppA phosphatase family protein, yielding MQRLGIVDLGSGTARLVVYAYEPERYFRLIDEIREVVRLGEGLAAGGRLTAAGMQRALAALKLYADFAQATELDELRVVATSASREAENGPEFLQEVRRLGLQARVLSGEEEARYGVLAVANSFSFENAWVMDLGGGSAQLSLMENRSFRGGQAYPLGAVRLTELFLKSDPPRKGEVEELERFVRKELREALARMQARPLPLVAMGGTARNLAKLAQRRQDYPLDLLHGYFLSREALEEVVGLLLGRSLEERKRLEGLQPDRADVIVAGALVYRTLLREAGLEGLHISGQGLREGVFYEAFLPPPHRLADVRGFSVRNLFARYPQDHAHTGRVRHFAQLLFRLLKPLHGYGEAEARLLDEAALLHDIGMSVGYYDHHKHGEYLVMSAAIPGLTHREQALLGLLVRYHRKGEPRPGPYKPLLEEGDGKRLLRLATILRISEYLERSRAGRVGGLEVELGEPVRLTLLAEEEPWVELAETAKQAPLFQQAFGRGLALAWRPQTQEEEEVI
- a CDS encoding polyphosphate kinase, translated to MVLLSQEASWLSFNRRVLEQTQRPDFPLLERLRFLAIWATNLDEFFAARISRAFAEERGSPAYQAILAEARAQAEEAGQLYREFLKALEGLHIHVLEPAQLTRAEQQYFGAYLAEEVAPLTDLIQPEALTDLSSQALYFASGEGPLQYLIRLPQSVPRLLEVPGREGGYVRLGALVRMRSDLFLPSNQKLPLYEFRLVRLAQLARSRADWDELPEALEDRLDGQVSHLELEEDFPASWAEALRGALGLLPEEVFRLLPPLDLSFVATLVQQGPPSEKFKPLAPEKPKGFAKDPWSYLQRRDLLLYHPFEDYGAVEAFVEAAASDPKVRVLRATLYRIGEENGLANALLRAARLGKDVAVLLEGRARFDELANLEWSLRFQGAGVRVLPLPDKKVHAKALYVRRGEHEYVHLGTGNYNPINGRLYTDLSLFTAHPALTADVRAFFDSLEAGQPPQLRILRTGPAIRDLILEGIRGEAHEKGEIILKFNHLTDPAILEALEAATRQGARVHLIVRSTLTALWEGAHVRSLVGRFLEHARIVAFRNKGRWQVWAGSADAMPRNLDRRYELFFPILNSRAKGKVLEILKAQLADDRNAYVLTPGGQERRWGGRHDAQRWG
- a CDS encoding DUF2089 domain-containing protein — translated: MRPMPTQCPVPGCTGRLQVTGLVCSSCQSEIRGEFQPNEFALLPPEHLEFLRLFIKTRGNLKEVERLLGLSYPTVRARLEGLLRALGYEAPALEEKEAILAALERGEISAQEAAERLKALQRR